The proteins below are encoded in one region of Ochotona princeps isolate mOchPri1 chromosome 24, mOchPri1.hap1, whole genome shotgun sequence:
- the NME4 gene encoding nucleoside diphosphate kinase, mitochondrial isoform X1 — MGRFFERASLRLLLRPWSAPLRAGSGGPTWPRERTLVAVKPDGVQRRLVGDVIQRFERRGFRLVGMKMLQVPESVLAEHYQDLQGKPFYPALIRYMSSGPVVAMVWEGHNVVRTSRAMIGDTDSSEAAPGTIRGDFSTHVSRNVVHASDSVEGAQREIQLWFQSSELLSWADVDHHSAAPV, encoded by the exons ATGGGCCGCTTCTTCGAGCGCGCTTCGCTGCGGTTGCTTCTGCGCCCCTGGAGCGCACCATTGCGCGCTGGCTCAG GAGGGCCCACCTGGCCCCGGGAGCGGACACTGGTGGCTGTGAAGCCTGACGGTGTGCAGCGGCGGCTTGTGGGGGATGTGATTCAACGCTTTGAGCGGCGAGGCTTCCGACTGGTGGGAATGAAGATGCTGCAG gtgCCTGAGAGTGTCCTGGCTGAACACTACCAGGACCTGCAGGGGAAGCCCTTCTACCCGGCCCTCATCCGCTACATGAGCTCCGGCCCTGTGGTGGCCATG GTCTGGGAGGGCCACAATGTGGTCCGAACCTCGAGGGCCATGATAGGGGACACAGACTCCAGTGAGGCTGCCCCCGGAACCATCCGGGGCGACTTCAGCACCCACGTCAGCAG GAACGTGGTCCATGCCAGCGACTCCGTGGAGGGGGCCCAGAGAGAGATCCAGCTGTGGTTCCAGAGCAGTGAGTtgctgagctgggctgatgtGGACCACCACAGCGCCGCCCCTGTCTGA
- the NME4 gene encoding nucleoside diphosphate kinase, mitochondrial isoform X2 → MGRFFERASLRLLLRPWSAPLRAGSGGPTWPRERTLVAVKPDGVQRRLVGDVIQRFERRGFRLVGMKMLQVWEGHNVVRTSRAMIGDTDSSEAAPGTIRGDFSTHVSRNVVHASDSVEGAQREIQLWFQSSELLSWADVDHHSAAPV, encoded by the exons ATGGGCCGCTTCTTCGAGCGCGCTTCGCTGCGGTTGCTTCTGCGCCCCTGGAGCGCACCATTGCGCGCTGGCTCAG GAGGGCCCACCTGGCCCCGGGAGCGGACACTGGTGGCTGTGAAGCCTGACGGTGTGCAGCGGCGGCTTGTGGGGGATGTGATTCAACGCTTTGAGCGGCGAGGCTTCCGACTGGTGGGAATGAAGATGCTGCAG GTCTGGGAGGGCCACAATGTGGTCCGAACCTCGAGGGCCATGATAGGGGACACAGACTCCAGTGAGGCTGCCCCCGGAACCATCCGGGGCGACTTCAGCACCCACGTCAGCAG GAACGTGGTCCATGCCAGCGACTCCGTGGAGGGGGCCCAGAGAGAGATCCAGCTGTGGTTCCAGAGCAGTGAGTtgctgagctgggctgatgtGGACCACCACAGCGCCGCCCCTGTCTGA
- the DECR2 gene encoding peroxisomal 2,4-dienoyl-CoA reductase [(3E)-enoyl-CoA-producing] — protein sequence MAAPVPDVDEDECLTEYRHLFSPDLLRDQVAFITGGGSGIGFRIAEIFMRHGCHTVIASRSLPRVSMAAKKLTAATGRRCLPLAMDVRAPPAIMAAVDQALQEFGKINILVNCAAGNFLCPASALSFNAFRTIMDIDTMGTFNVSRVLYEKFFQDHGGVIVNITATLGFRGQALQVHAGSAKAAVDAMTRHLAVEWGPQHIRVNSLAPGPIHGTEGVRRLSGPMANRSPHVLSSPLRRLGSKTEIAHSTLFLASPLSSYVTGALLVVDGGAWLTFPNQATDHMNSAAKL from the exons ATGGCTGCCCCCGTTCCCGATGTGGATGAGGACGAGTGTCTGACCGAGTACCGTCACCTCTTCTCCCCGGACCTGCTCCG GGACCAGGTGGCCTTCATCACTGGCGGGGGCTCTGGGATTGGGTTCCGCATTGCAGAGATTTTCATGCG GCATGGCTGCCACACGGTCATCGCCAGCAGGAGCCTGCCCAGAGTGTCGATG GCTGCCAAGAAGCTGACTGCGGCCACCGGCCGGCGATGCCTACCCCTGGCTATGGATGTCCGTGCTCCCCCAGCCATCATGGCCGCTGTGGACCAGGCCCTGCAGGAGTTTGGCAAAATCAACATTCTTGTCAACT GTGCAGCGGGGAACTTCCTGTGTCCTGCCAGCGCGCTGTCCTTCAATGCATTCAGGACCATAATGGACATCGACACCATGGGCACCTTCAATGTGTCTCGCGTGCTCTACGAGAAGTTCTTCCAG GACCATGGGGGGGTGATCGTCAACATCACAGCGACCCTAGGTTTCCGGGGGCAGGCGCTGCAGGTGCATGCCGGCTCTGCGAAGGCGGCCGTGG ATGCCATGACCCGGCACCTGGCTGTGGAGTGGGGTCCCCAGCACATCCGTGTCAacagcctggccccaggccccaTCCATGGCACAGAGGGGGTGCGGCGACTGA GTGGCCCCATGGCCAACAGGAGCCCACACGTCCTCAGCAGCCCCCTGAGGAGGCTGGGCAGCAAAACGGAGATTGCCCACAGCACGCTCTTCCTGGCCAGCCCGCTGTCGTCCTACGTGACTGGGGCCCTGCTGGTGGTGGATGGCGGTGCGTGGCTGacgttccccaaccaggccacgGACCACATGAACTCTGCTGCTAAGCTGTAG